A single region of the Thioalkalivibrio nitratireducens DSM 14787 genome encodes:
- the ald gene encoding alanine dehydrogenase — MIIGVPREIKNNEFRVGMTPAGVAEFVAHGHTVLVEHGAGEGSSFPDEDYAAAGARLVGRAAELFGEAELVVKVKEPQPSEMPLLRTGQVLFAFLHLAPDRSQTERLVRSGAVCIAYETVELPDGRLPLLAPMSEVAGRMSAQVGAALLQRPNGGRGVLMGGVPGVPPANVLILGAGSVGCNAAYVARGMGANVSVMDVDLDRLRQLDRFWGNTVHTLHSNRHDLERQVSEADLVIGAVLVAGARTPVLVTRKMVAAMKPRAVVVDVSVDQGGCVETSRPTSHDEPSFLAEDVLHYAVTNMPGAVPYTSTLALTHATLRHALALADRGWRQAVQEDPALARGVNVLDGQITHRTVADAHGMDFTSLTTLLA; from the coding sequence ATGATCATCGGGGTGCCGAGGGAGATCAAGAACAACGAGTTCCGGGTCGGGATGACGCCCGCGGGGGTCGCCGAATTCGTCGCTCACGGTCATACCGTGCTGGTCGAGCACGGCGCGGGCGAGGGCTCGTCCTTCCCGGACGAGGACTACGCGGCGGCCGGTGCACGCCTGGTCGGGCGTGCGGCGGAACTGTTCGGCGAGGCCGAACTGGTGGTGAAGGTCAAGGAACCGCAACCCTCGGAAATGCCCCTGCTGCGTACGGGCCAGGTGCTGTTCGCCTTCCTGCACCTGGCCCCCGACCGGTCCCAGACCGAGCGTCTGGTGCGCTCCGGCGCGGTGTGCATCGCCTACGAGACGGTCGAGTTGCCCGATGGCCGGTTGCCGCTGCTGGCGCCGATGTCCGAGGTCGCGGGGCGGATGTCGGCACAGGTGGGCGCGGCACTGTTGCAGCGGCCCAACGGCGGTCGCGGCGTGTTGATGGGGGGTGTCCCGGGTGTGCCGCCGGCCAACGTGCTGATCCTGGGTGCGGGCAGCGTAGGGTGCAATGCCGCCTATGTCGCGCGCGGCATGGGCGCCAATGTGTCGGTGATGGATGTCGACCTGGACCGCCTGCGTCAGCTCGACCGCTTTTGGGGGAACACGGTGCATACCCTGCATTCGAACCGTCACGATCTCGAGCGCCAGGTGTCCGAGGCCGACCTGGTGATCGGCGCGGTGCTGGTGGCCGGGGCGAGAACCCCGGTGCTGGTGACCCGCAAGATGGTCGCGGCGATGAAGCCGCGCGCGGTGGTGGTCGACGTCTCGGTCGACCAGGGCGGTTGCGTCGAGACTTCCCGTCCGACGAGCCACGACGAACCGAGCTTCCTGGCCGAAGACGTGCTGCACTACGCCGTGACGAACATGCCCGGCGCGGTGCCGTACACCTCCACGCTTGCGCTGACCCATGCGACGCTGCGTCATGCGCTGGCGCTGGCAGACCGCGGCTGGCGGCAGGCGGTGCAGGAGGATCCGGCGCTGGCCCGCGGCGTGAACGTGCTTGATGGCCAGATCACCCACCGCACGGTGGCCGATGCGCATGGCATGGACTTCACGTCGCTGACGACCCTGCTGGCCTGA
- a CDS encoding thioredoxin fold domain-containing protein: protein MIRTTRSRVMTDGGTGHGPGVAGRHGMPRGIVALALLVLATLLLATASDARERLEYPEWFAPSLYDLPGDLDDAVARGKRGVALFFSAETCLHCVAMTRSTFQDPEVVRRLSGQFDVLAVDVFSDVEMVGLDGQMYRARELSEHERATFTPTLLFVDASGERMLRYVGFADAERMHLILGYLESDAWQQESLRDYAARLQDQDSRADAVAGAPASDTRLAGFQQPPADLAAQRTANPRPSLVLFERDGCEECRRLGEQVLAHPAVQEVLDGFHTLRLNTDRPGVAVLPDGRHGSAEALAAELALTHRPGLVFFAEDGEEAFRMDSTWLIDHSGQLPDAIRQDLLESFLARLEYVSSGAYRDWPQYQRWRAYRDRQG, encoded by the coding sequence ATGATCCGTACCACCCGCAGCCGGGTTATGACCGACGGCGGGACGGGGCATGGACCCGGGGTCGCCGGTCGTCACGGAATGCCTCGGGGCATCGTCGCGCTTGCACTGCTTGTGCTTGCCACGCTGCTGCTGGCGACGGCAAGCGACGCCCGCGAGCGCTTGGAGTACCCGGAGTGGTTCGCGCCGAGCCTGTACGATCTGCCGGGCGATCTCGACGACGCGGTCGCGCGCGGGAAGCGAGGCGTCGCTCTGTTCTTCAGCGCCGAGACCTGCCTGCACTGCGTCGCAATGACGCGCAGCACGTTCCAGGATCCGGAAGTCGTGCGGCGCCTGTCCGGACAGTTCGATGTGCTCGCGGTCGATGTCTTCAGTGACGTGGAGATGGTCGGGTTGGACGGCCAGATGTACCGAGCGCGCGAACTGTCCGAGCACGAGCGCGCGACCTTCACCCCGACGCTTCTGTTCGTGGACGCGTCCGGTGAGCGCATGCTGCGCTATGTCGGCTTCGCGGATGCCGAGCGGATGCATCTGATCCTTGGGTACCTGGAGTCCGATGCCTGGCAGCAGGAGTCTTTGCGTGACTACGCGGCGCGGCTTCAGGATCAGGATTCGCGGGCGGACGCCGTCGCGGGTGCTCCGGCTTCCGATACGCGCCTCGCCGGTTTCCAGCAACCGCCGGCCGATCTCGCCGCCCAGCGTACGGCTAATCCACGTCCGTCGCTGGTGCTGTTCGAACGCGATGGATGCGAGGAATGTCGGCGCCTGGGCGAGCAGGTCCTGGCGCATCCAGCGGTACAGGAGGTGCTCGACGGTTTCCACACGCTGCGATTGAACACCGACCGGCCCGGCGTTGCGGTCCTGCCGGACGGCCGCCACGGCAGCGCGGAGGCACTGGCGGCGGAGCTCGCGCTGACCCACCGGCCGGGGCTCGTGTTCTTCGCCGAGGATGGAGAGGAGGCCTTCCGCATGGACAGCACCTGGTTGATTGATCACTCTGGGCAGCTGCCCGACGCGATTCGCCAGGACCTGTTGGAGAGCTTCCTCGCGCGGCTGGAATACGTGTCCAGCGGGGCCTACCGCGACTGGCCGCAGTACCAGCGCTGGCGCGCGTACCGGGACCGCCAGGGTTGA